In Helicobacter sp. MIT 21-1697, one DNA window encodes the following:
- a CDS encoding outer membrane beta-barrel protein, translating into MKLRIRIYLFCLLPFVLWAKPVSIDEIFTPKKQFKILGSFSYINIMRKNSSPALISVPSNIHGIPNINDSIKIPFWNHNNINQDYLSFSLQARYGISKRVELFSTLNAFWQRSLIDDNAGNFNSSHNGDFSSLSVGFLAEAKKEGKAPAILIGGSVDVIDKTYFALAQESSQSQKSLQYGKGYSLFATSFYTIDPIVFLLQAGFGLNLPKYYKNIKLDSGETFSLSPIVYFAVNPYVSLNFGVRYNYQSRDKLNNEIISYTGSSLGYTFGVAYEIKSKLILFADVERLDTHNFSSNALNISLSYRI; encoded by the coding sequence ATGAAGTTAAGAATCAGAATCTATTTGTTTTGCCTTTTGCCCTTTGTGCTTTGGGCAAAGCCTGTGAGTATTGATGAGATTTTCACACCCAAAAAGCAATTTAAGATTCTCGGCTCATTTTCTTATATCAATATTATGCGGAAAAATTCATCTCCCGCATTGATTTCTGTTCCCTCAAACATTCACGGAATCCCAAATATAAATGATTCTATCAAAATCCCCTTTTGGAATCACAATAATATCAATCAAGACTATCTCAGTTTCTCACTTCAGGCACGATATGGGATTTCTAAACGCGTAGAACTTTTTAGCACCCTCAATGCCTTTTGGCAAAGAAGCCTTATTGATGATAATGCAGGTAATTTCAATTCATCACATAATGGGGATTTTAGCTCGCTTAGTGTTGGATTCTTAGCAGAGGCAAAAAAAGAGGGCAAAGCTCCAGCAATACTTATTGGTGGCAGCGTAGATGTGATTGATAAGACTTATTTCGCCCTTGCACAAGAATCTTCACAATCTCAAAAGTCTTTACAATATGGTAAAGGCTATTCTCTCTTTGCCACGAGTTTTTATACGATTGACCCGATTGTGTTTTTGCTCCAAGCGGGTTTTGGACTCAATCTCCCCAAATATTACAAGAATATCAAGCTTGATAGTGGCGAAACCTTTAGCCTTAGCCCCATAGTATATTTTGCAGTCAATCCCTATGTGTCTTTAAATTTTGGTGTGCGCTATAATTATCAGAGCAGAGACAAGCTCAATAATGAGATTATCTCCTATACAGGCTCATCACTAGGATATACTTTTGGCGTAGCGTATGAAATCAAATCAAAGCTCATTCTCTTTGCCGATGTAGAGCGACTAGATACGCATAATTTCTCAAGCAATGCGCTTAACATATCGCTCTCATATAGAATCTAA
- a CDS encoding C39 family peptidase: protein MRIFSTFLIFWSICLADVHIHQKSLFFQKPIASWSEIKDRNLTKQQYDYSCGSASLSTILTYYYSQDISEKDILDFLLTSKGIDVNKKEEIETNENLRESVSFSFSDLALFAQSKGFKAVGLALDLDALSTLKAPVIIYVNVRDMEHFSVYKGKDSQFVYLADPSLGNIKVSIGKFVEMFYQRADLTHPGKILAILPTQETKINAAFMQHTQDSTLTYESIKQRAIQ from the coding sequence ATGCGTATCTTTAGCACTTTTCTTATCTTTTGGAGCATTTGTCTCGCCGATGTGCATATTCATCAAAAATCCTTGTTTTTTCAAAAGCCCATTGCCTCTTGGAGTGAGATTAAAGATAGGAATCTCACCAAGCAGCAGTATGATTATAGCTGCGGGAGCGCTTCTCTCTCTACGATTTTGACTTATTATTACAGCCAAGATATAAGCGAAAAGGACATTTTGGACTTTTTACTCACGAGCAAAGGCATAGATGTAAATAAAAAAGAGGAGATAGAGACAAATGAAAACCTAAGGGAAAGCGTGAGTTTTTCGTTTTCAGATTTGGCTTTATTTGCCCAAAGCAAAGGATTTAAGGCAGTGGGTTTAGCATTAGATTTAGATGCTCTCTCTACGCTTAAAGCGCCTGTGATTATCTATGTGAATGTGCGCGATATGGAGCATTTTAGCGTTTATAAGGGCAAAGATTCGCAATTTGTGTATCTTGCTGACCCAAGTCTAGGCAATATAAAAGTGAGCATTGGCAAATTTGTAGAGATGTTTTATCAAAGAGCAGATTTGACGCACCCGGGCAAGATTCTAGCGATACTCCCTACACAAGAGACAAAAATCAACGCAGCTTTTATGCAGCATACACAAGATTCTACATTAACTTATGAAAGCATTAAACAAAGAGCTATTCAGTAA